In Chryseobacterium gleum, a single genomic region encodes these proteins:
- a CDS encoding peroxiredoxin — MSLVGKKFPNLTIDAMSEMGDDLRINILDEAVNNQQKVLLFWYPKDFTFVCPTELHAFQEALGEFEKRNTKVIGASCDTNEVHFAWLNTPKDNGGIEGVTYPLLADTHRQLANTLGIVDQDFEYDEDGNEVFTGSNVTYRATYLIDETGKIFHEAVNDMPLGRNVKEFLRLIDAYTHVQKHGEVCPANWEEGKEAMKADRTSTAEYLAKN; from the coding sequence ATGTCTTTAGTAGGAAAAAAATTCCCGAATTTAACAATTGACGCAATGTCTGAAATGGGTGACGATCTTAGAATCAACATCCTTGATGAAGCAGTAAACAACCAGCAAAAAGTTCTTTTATTCTGGTACCCTAAAGATTTCACTTTCGTATGTCCTACAGAGCTTCACGCTTTCCAGGAGGCTTTAGGTGAATTCGAAAAAAGAAACACTAAAGTAATCGGTGCATCTTGTGATACTAACGAAGTACACTTCGCATGGTTGAACACACCAAAAGATAACGGAGGTATTGAAGGAGTAACTTACCCACTTTTAGCTGATACACACAGACAATTGGCAAACACTTTGGGAATTGTTGATCAGGATTTCGAATATGATGAAGATGGAAACGAAGTTTTCACAGGTTCTAACGTAACTTACAGAGCAACTTACCTTATCGATGAAACCGGAAAAATTTTCCACGAAGCGGTAAACGATATGCCACTAGGAAGAAACGTAAAAGAATTCTTAAGACTAATTGACGCTTACACTCACGTTCAGAAACACGGTGAAGTATGTCCTGCAAACTGGGAAGAGGGAAAAGAAGCAATGAAAGCTGACAGAACTTCTACTGCAGAATACTTAGCTAAGAACTAA
- a CDS encoding M16 family metallopeptidase, whose protein sequence is MNLLKKLTIATSIAAASFAGYAFGQDFQWKEATSNGYKYKYVTNDPTSARYYTLKNGLTVILSPTNKDPRIQTYIATKAGSKTDPADHTGLAHYLEHMLFKGTNQFGSKDWAKEKPLLDQIDALYEKYNQTKDEAKRKEIYKEIDRVSGEAAKFAIANEYDKMMAGMGADGTNAFTSFEQTVYTEDVPANVLDKFLAVQAERFREPVLRLFHTELEAVYEEKNRSLDDDGDKVFDTMFANLFPNNNYGKQTTIGTIEHLKNPSLKAIREYYNTYYVPNNMGIIMSGDFNPDEVIAKIDKAFSYMKPKTIPEYKVGQEKEISAPIVKEVVGPNPENVMLGFRFPGASTKDARMLNLVGNMLTNGQAGLIDLDLVKKQKLLGAYAGSYALKDYSVLLLQGKPTEGQSLDEVKNLLLQEIDKLRKGEFSDDLIQSIVNNEKKGIIQKDEKYSSRASILMDEFTSDIDHKTSLEYVDEISRLTKKDIMDFASKYLQNNNYVAVYKRKGEDKSIVKVDKPTITPVSVNREDQSPFLKKIDEMPENPIAPVWLNYDKDIDKNKLAGVNVLSVKNTDNALFRMYYHFDSGKWNNKILPLAAEYLQYLGTKDKSSEVISKEFYKLASSFNVSAGNEETYVSLEGLNENFDKTVALFEDLIKNCQADQAALDAYKVRLKKARANAKQNKGVIMSGLRSYAQYGPQNPFNNVLSDAELDALKAEDLINVLHDLFNFKHKVLYYGPKTGNEVVASLKPIHKLPATLKDLPKSKTFVQIPTDKNKVLFAHYDMVQAEVFWVRNSDQYNPSTTPTVSLFNNYFGGGMGSIVFQTIRESKALAYSTYSYFALPSKKTDKDMIMAYVGTQADKFNESTTAMNELLTTLPKSEQLFETAKSGLKKSIASERITQDGIIFSYLKSQRLGNNFDMRKNVYEQAPKLSFADINAFHDKEMKNKNYTYCLVASQDKVNEADMQKLGEVKKLDLTEIFGY, encoded by the coding sequence ATGAATCTGTTAAAAAAACTGACCATCGCCACAAGTATTGCCGCAGCGAGTTTTGCGGGATATGCTTTTGGCCAGGATTTCCAGTGGAAAGAAGCTACTTCGAATGGCTACAAGTACAAGTATGTAACCAATGACCCTACTTCCGCAAGGTATTACACCTTAAAAAACGGACTGACGGTTATTTTGAGCCCTACCAATAAGGATCCGAGAATTCAAACTTATATTGCAACAAAAGCAGGAAGTAAAACCGATCCCGCAGACCACACCGGTCTTGCTCATTATCTGGAGCATATGCTCTTTAAAGGAACGAATCAATTCGGTTCTAAGGACTGGGCGAAGGAAAAACCGTTGCTAGACCAGATTGATGCACTTTACGAAAAGTACAATCAGACCAAGGATGAAGCTAAGAGAAAAGAGATTTACAAAGAAATTGACAGAGTTTCAGGAGAAGCCGCGAAATTTGCCATCGCAAATGAATATGACAAAATGATGGCTGGTATGGGAGCTGATGGCACCAACGCCTTCACTTCCTTTGAACAGACCGTATATACAGAAGATGTACCCGCCAACGTTCTTGACAAATTTCTTGCTGTACAGGCTGAAAGATTCAGAGAACCTGTTCTGAGACTCTTCCACACAGAGCTGGAAGCGGTATACGAAGAAAAAAACAGATCTCTTGATGACGACGGAGATAAAGTTTTCGACACCATGTTTGCCAATCTTTTTCCTAATAACAATTATGGGAAACAAACGACGATCGGAACGATTGAACACTTGAAAAACCCTTCACTGAAGGCTATCAGAGAATATTACAACACCTATTATGTTCCTAATAATATGGGGATTATCATGTCCGGAGATTTCAATCCGGATGAAGTGATTGCAAAGATTGACAAGGCTTTCTCTTATATGAAGCCTAAAACAATTCCTGAATATAAAGTAGGACAGGAAAAAGAAATCAGCGCCCCGATTGTAAAAGAAGTAGTAGGACCAAATCCTGAAAATGTAATGCTCGGATTCAGATTTCCGGGAGCTTCCACCAAAGATGCAAGAATGCTGAACCTTGTTGGAAACATGCTTACTAACGGGCAAGCCGGATTAATTGATCTTGACCTTGTAAAAAAACAGAAGTTACTTGGCGCTTATGCCGGATCTTATGCTTTAAAAGACTATTCCGTTTTGCTTCTGCAAGGAAAGCCTACTGAAGGACAATCTCTGGATGAAGTAAAAAATCTTCTTCTTCAGGAAATTGATAAATTGAGAAAAGGTGAGTTTTCCGATGATCTGATCCAGTCTATTGTAAACAATGAGAAGAAAGGGATCATTCAGAAGGATGAAAAATATTCGTCAAGAGCAAGTATCCTGATGGATGAATTTACTTCTGACATTGATCATAAAACATCCCTGGAATACGTTGACGAAATCTCCAGACTTACAAAAAAAGATATTATGGATTTCGCTTCCAAATATCTTCAGAACAATAACTATGTTGCTGTTTACAAAAGAAAAGGAGAAGACAAGAGCATTGTAAAAGTTGATAAACCAACCATCACTCCGGTTTCCGTTAACAGAGAAGATCAGTCGCCTTTCCTTAAGAAAATTGATGAAATGCCTGAAAACCCTATCGCTCCGGTATGGTTGAATTATGATAAGGATATTGATAAAAACAAATTAGCAGGTGTAAATGTACTTTCTGTAAAAAATACAGATAACGCCCTGTTCAGAATGTATTATCATTTTGATTCAGGAAAATGGAACAACAAAATCCTTCCGTTGGCAGCTGAATACCTGCAGTATTTAGGAACGAAAGATAAATCTTCTGAAGTGATCAGTAAGGAATTCTACAAACTTGCCTCTAGCTTTAATGTGAGCGCAGGAAACGAAGAGACCTATGTATCACTGGAAGGTTTAAATGAAAACTTCGATAAAACAGTTGCCCTATTTGAAGATCTGATTAAAAACTGCCAGGCAGATCAGGCAGCTCTTGATGCTTATAAGGTTAGATTGAAGAAAGCCAGAGCCAATGCTAAACAGAACAAAGGAGTTATCATGTCCGGATTGAGAAGCTATGCACAATATGGCCCTCAAAATCCATTCAATAATGTATTGAGTGATGCTGAACTTGACGCATTAAAGGCTGAAGACCTAATCAATGTTCTTCACGACCTGTTTAATTTCAAGCATAAAGTATTGTATTACGGTCCGAAAACAGGAAACGAGGTGGTTGCATCGCTAAAACCGATCCACAAACTTCCTGCAACGCTGAAAGATCTTCCTAAGTCTAAAACTTTCGTTCAGATTCCGACAGATAAAAACAAGGTATTGTTTGCGCATTATGACATGGTACAGGCAGAAGTTTTCTGGGTGAGAAACTCTGATCAGTACAATCCGTCAACGACGCCTACTGTAAGCCTGTTCAACAATTATTTCGGAGGCGGTATGGGTTCTATTGTTTTCCAGACCATCAGAGAATCTAAGGCACTGGCCTACTCCACTTATTCTTATTTTGCTCTTCCAAGTAAGAAAACAGATAAGGATATGATTATGGCTTATGTAGGAACCCAGGCAGACAAATTCAATGAGTCTACAACAGCCATGAATGAGCTTTTAACAACGCTTCCAAAATCTGAACAATTATTCGAAACAGCAAAAAGCGGATTGAAAAAATCAATTGCTTCAGAAAGAATTACTCAGGACGGAATCATTTTCTCTTATCTGAAATCCCAAAGGCTTGGAAACAATTTTGATATGAGAAAGAATGTGTATGAACAGGCTCCAAAACTATCTTTTGCAGACATCAATGCTTTCCATGACAAAGAGATGAAAAACAAGAACTACACCTATTGCCTTGTTGCTTCTCAAGATAAAGTAAATGAAGCCGATATGCAGAAATTGGGTGAAGTAAAAAAACTTGATTTAACTGAAATATTTGGTTATTAA
- a CDS encoding pyridoxal phosphate-dependent aminotransferase has product MDKLSDRVKRLGYSQTFVMSNKAREMKANGIDVISLTLGEPDFDVPDNIKQAAFDAINQNYSHYSPVPGFLELREAIAYKLKRDNNLEYKPTQICVSNGAKQAIINVLAAIINDGDEVLLPAPYWVSYDEMVKMMGGNSVILPTSYVTDFKVTAEQLEEAITEKTKAVLFSSPCNPSGGYYTYDELKSIAKVIAKYPQITIISDEIYEYINYETKTTSIAQFPEVYEQTAVINGMSKAFAMTGWRIGYSACPEWLAKACEKVQGQMTSGANTMAQRASIVALKTDPSEYRYMIDAFKKRRDLVYELIKEIPGFKVVLPKAAFYFFPDISYYIGKTLNGTEIKNSDDFAMFLLENAHVGCVGGFSFGSPECIRFSYAASEEELREAMKRIKNLLEQFN; this is encoded by the coding sequence ATGGATAAACTTTCAGATAGAGTAAAAAGATTAGGATACTCACAGACATTTGTTATGTCTAATAAAGCCAGAGAGATGAAGGCTAACGGAATAGATGTAATCAGCTTAACTCTTGGTGAACCGGATTTTGATGTTCCGGATAATATCAAACAGGCCGCTTTCGATGCCATTAATCAGAATTACAGCCATTATTCTCCTGTTCCGGGATTTCTGGAATTGCGTGAGGCGATTGCTTATAAATTAAAAAGAGACAACAACCTGGAATATAAACCTACCCAGATCTGTGTTTCAAATGGTGCCAAGCAGGCCATTATCAATGTTCTCGCTGCTATCATCAATGATGGTGACGAAGTTCTTCTTCCTGCTCCTTATTGGGTAAGCTATGATGAAATGGTAAAAATGATGGGAGGCAATTCTGTGATTCTTCCGACATCTTACGTTACCGATTTTAAAGTGACTGCAGAACAGCTTGAAGAAGCGATTACAGAAAAGACTAAAGCAGTACTTTTCAGTTCTCCATGTAATCCGTCGGGAGGTTATTACACCTATGACGAATTAAAATCTATCGCGAAAGTTATCGCAAAGTATCCTCAGATAACGATCATTTCTGATGAGATCTATGAGTATATCAACTACGAAACAAAAACGACATCTATCGCTCAGTTTCCTGAAGTATACGAACAGACAGCCGTAATCAACGGAATGTCGAAAGCATTTGCCATGACAGGATGGAGAATCGGATATTCCGCATGCCCGGAATGGCTGGCAAAAGCTTGTGAAAAGGTACAGGGACAGATGACAAGCGGTGCTAATACGATGGCACAGAGAGCTTCTATCGTTGCATTAAAAACAGATCCTTCTGAATACAGGTATATGATTGATGCTTTCAAAAAAAGAAGAGATCTTGTGTATGAATTAATCAAAGAAATTCCTGGATTTAAAGTGGTACTTCCAAAAGCTGCTTTCTATTTCTTCCCGGATATTTCATACTATATCGGAAAAACATTGAACGGAACTGAAATTAAAAACTCTGACGACTTTGCGATGTTCCTTCTGGAAAATGCGCATGTAGGCTGTGTTGGCGGATTCTCTTTCGGAAGCCCTGAATGCATCAGATTCTCTTATGCCGCTTCTGAGGAGGAATTAAGAGAGGCCATGAAACGAATCAAAAACTTATTGGAACAATTCAATTAA
- a CDS encoding M20/M25/M40 family metallo-hydrolase codes for MKYSVFLLLISCTVFSQKHSKDDEVKKYVSQVNEDSLKSYINKLVSFETRHTLSSTHDPKHGIGAARNWVIRKFNDYAKNSEGRMEVYLQQEDIQPDGKRIDKTVNLGNAVAFLKGTDPNDKRIFLIGGHLDSRVTDVMNRTSAAPGANDDGSGVSGVIESARILSRSSFPASIIFVAFSGEEQSLLGSKQLAEKIKKEGLQLEAVLNNDMIGNPKAGETGEINTRTLRVFSEGLPYKDLDKKAMTIRNLGFENDSESRQLARYIKEIAEEYVKGLEIKLIYRNDRFLRGGDHTSFVNNGFPAVRLTEYYENYDHQHQDIRVENNRQYGDLSEFIDFKYLKKNVAANIAVLANLAKSTSKPENVEMDVKQLTNSTTLHWEKPKSGTPAGYYLLARETDSPMWQKKIFTTGLSIRVPLSKDNYIFAVQTISQSGNPGVPVIPGIAK; via the coding sequence ATGAAGTATTCCGTTTTTTTATTGCTGATTTCATGTACTGTTTTCTCTCAGAAGCATTCCAAAGATGATGAAGTGAAAAAGTATGTCTCACAGGTCAACGAAGATTCGCTGAAATCTTATATCAATAAGCTGGTAAGCTTTGAAACAAGGCATACTTTGAGTTCAACCCATGATCCTAAGCACGGAATTGGTGCTGCAAGAAACTGGGTCATCAGAAAGTTCAATGATTATGCTAAAAACTCCGAAGGCAGGATGGAAGTATACCTTCAGCAGGAAGATATTCAGCCGGATGGAAAAAGAATTGACAAGACGGTAAACCTGGGAAATGCTGTTGCCTTTCTGAAAGGAACTGATCCAAACGATAAAAGAATTTTCCTGATCGGAGGACATCTGGATTCAAGAGTGACTGATGTAATGAACAGAACTTCAGCAGCACCCGGAGCCAATGATGACGGCAGCGGCGTAAGTGGTGTCATAGAATCCGCAAGAATATTGAGCAGGTCTTCATTTCCGGCCTCAATTATCTTTGTGGCGTTCTCCGGGGAAGAACAATCGTTGTTAGGCTCTAAACAGCTGGCGGAAAAAATAAAGAAAGAAGGTTTACAACTGGAAGCCGTTCTGAATAACGATATGATCGGGAATCCCAAAGCGGGAGAAACAGGAGAGATCAATACCCGGACCCTTCGTGTGTTCAGTGAAGGTCTGCCTTACAAAGACCTCGATAAGAAAGCAATGACTATCAGAAATCTGGGGTTTGAAAATGACAGCGAATCCAGACAGCTGGCAAGGTATATCAAAGAAATTGCGGAAGAATATGTGAAAGGACTTGAAATAAAGCTGATCTACAGAAATGACCGCTTTTTACGGGGAGGAGATCATACCAGCTTTGTCAACAACGGCTTTCCGGCTGTAAGGCTTACTGAATACTATGAAAACTATGATCATCAGCATCAGGATATCAGGGTGGAAAATAACAGACAATATGGCGATCTGTCTGAATTTATTGATTTTAAATATCTGAAGAAGAATGTTGCTGCCAACATTGCGGTACTGGCCAACCTTGCAAAATCCACTTCAAAGCCTGAGAATGTAGAAATGGATGTTAAGCAATTAACGAACTCCACAACACTTCACTGGGAAAAACCAAAATCAGGAACGCCGGCAGGATATTATCTCCTGGCCCGCGAAACCGACAGTCCGATGTGGCAGAAAAAAATCTTTACAACAGGACTTTCCATAAGAGTACCACTTTCGAAAGACAATTATATTTTTGCTGTACAAACGATCAGCCAATCAGGGAACCCTGGTGTGCCGGTAATTCCGGGAATTGCGAAATAA
- the rsmG gene encoding 16S rRNA (guanine(527)-N(7))-methyltransferase RsmG has product MSASLLLKYFPDLTEKQKEQFSQLENLYNEWNEKINVISRKDMESLYEKHILHSLGIAKVMAFAPGTKVLDIGTGGGFPGIPLAILFPEVEFTLIDSIGKKISVVQAVADGVGLTNVTAIHGRAEKLKEKFHFVVSRAVTQMPEFLRWLKGKFEKEQFNPKHNGILYLKGGDLAEELAGIKCEIFNLKHYFDEEFFDTKKVVYVSKGNFNS; this is encoded by the coding sequence ATGTCTGCATCGTTACTATTAAAATATTTCCCGGATCTAACTGAAAAACAGAAAGAACAATTTTCACAACTGGAAAATCTGTATAATGAATGGAATGAAAAGATCAACGTAATTTCCAGAAAAGATATGGAATCCCTGTATGAAAAACATATTCTTCACTCTCTGGGAATTGCAAAAGTGATGGCATTCGCTCCCGGAACTAAAGTTCTGGATATCGGAACCGGAGGAGGTTTTCCAGGAATTCCGCTGGCCATCCTGTTTCCTGAAGTAGAATTTACTTTGATTGATTCTATCGGGAAGAAAATCAGTGTAGTACAGGCTGTAGCAGATGGAGTAGGCTTAACCAATGTAACGGCTATCCACGGAAGAGCAGAAAAACTGAAAGAGAAATTCCACTTTGTAGTCAGCAGGGCGGTAACCCAGATGCCTGAATTTTTAAGATGGTTGAAAGGGAAATTTGAAAAAGAACAGTTTAACCCTAAACATAACGGAATTTTATATTTAAAAGGCGGTGATCTTGCAGAAGAACTGGCTGGAATTAAATGTGAAATTTTCAACCTTAAACACTATTTTGATGAAGAATTTTTTGATACTAAAAAGGTAGTTTATGTATCAAAAGGTAATTTTAATTCCTGA
- a CDS encoding DUF922 domain-containing protein has product MKLSIVLCLLAAQVVFGQKITWQEDKKLTWDNFKSPVSNKKNPDVAAYTHCGWEFSAVKSSDPKAPVTISITTIFHEEKSWKDVKKMNDYILLHEQKHFDIAELFVRKFRKSVAEKIKNSGDYNRYFKAIYDGISMDYKNFQMAYDRETRHGIDKEKQAEYNDLISEQLDNLKSYQAL; this is encoded by the coding sequence ATGAAATTGAGTATCGTATTGTGTCTGCTGGCAGCACAGGTAGTATTCGGACAGAAGATTACCTGGCAGGAAGATAAAAAGCTGACCTGGGATAATTTTAAAAGTCCGGTCAGTAATAAAAAGAATCCCGATGTAGCAGCATATACCCATTGTGGCTGGGAGTTTTCCGCTGTAAAGTCTTCAGATCCAAAGGCACCTGTTACGATTTCCATTACAACCATATTCCATGAAGAAAAATCATGGAAAGATGTCAAAAAAATGAATGATTATATTCTGCTGCACGAACAGAAACATTTTGACATCGCAGAGTTATTTGTGAGGAAATTCAGAAAGTCAGTTGCTGAAAAAATCAAAAACTCAGGAGATTACAACAGGTATTTCAAAGCAATTTATGACGGAATCTCCATGGATTATAAGAATTTCCAGATGGCTTACGACAGAGAAACCCGTCACGGCATCGACAAAGAAAAACAGGCAGAATATAACGATTTAATTTCTGAACAACTAGACAACTTAAAAAGCTATCAAGCCCTTTGA
- a CDS encoding PD-(D/E)XK nuclease family protein, translating into MKFLNKIIHELLAQNPDLSAFNIILPGKRPIVFIRQILEENHYSGFLPNFFTIEELVNNIAGQQLIQGIPLWLFSFDVYRSLNLIPRDDFSDFLKWFPTLQKDWDDILKFSDSDQAVLQYMFDEERIKEWAQDLGEDDEVPRKKFLNFWQNMNVFLPALKERLQEKNWATSGMIHEAAKAKVADFAKNTREEFVFCGFNAFTPVEEKLVRSLLQWNKAQCFFQADRYYFNDERQEAGKFLRNHKTWKEFDDNRAFQWIEDDFNQPKKIKVYEVSGNVTQTKVLPEIFKEINNKTYSNTAVVLLDENLLPASLDVMHGVDNLNITMGFPLKNLSFSNAIKRLFYLQKQLEKNKSSYYYRDVFPILEELPKSVEDEQIINDFKAKVEERNIVYISHKLLHELLSGLSYFGLLQKAPGTNAYLDMLIAFCQQVKWLEIDDIQYENVSHFENAFRIIKNQLTPYNIEIKMETLEILINQHINSESIDFQGEPLRGLQIMGLLETRLLNFENVILLSVNEGKLPLGNSQNTYIPFDIRRFFDLHTFLENDSIYAYHFYRLIQDAKNVHLLYNALSSGVNTGEKSRFITQIEMESSHEIEHLIIENSSEPIATQAIEISKTQIVQERLEKWKQKVSASHLTSYLYNPIDFYLSKILNTSETDEIEEELSVKNYGNLVHYSLQEVYEMLKGKVLKESDLKNSVKAIDEYINIAIEKLKHQPEFYEKGMNYIHKAIAKKVIENVLNHDLELIKQGNKLEIVDIERRFENIDFPLEGNDKISFFGFIDRIDKLNGTLRIIDYKTAKIKNLNVKIDEDNVAEYFHNSDRKQALQLCIYHYVVQHLPEFWGYPIETGIWSFADARKGMVSLQFDKGNIDDAMRAVKSLILEILNPDINFVETIKTY; encoded by the coding sequence TTGAAATTCCTTAATAAGATTATCCACGAACTGCTAGCACAAAACCCGGATCTTTCTGCGTTTAATATCATTCTGCCCGGAAAACGTCCCATTGTATTTATCCGGCAGATTCTGGAAGAGAATCATTATTCAGGGTTTCTTCCCAACTTTTTTACCATTGAAGAGCTCGTGAATAACATTGCGGGACAACAGCTTATTCAGGGGATTCCGCTGTGGCTTTTTTCATTTGATGTGTATAGAAGTTTGAATCTTATTCCCAGGGATGATTTTTCAGACTTTCTGAAGTGGTTTCCAACGTTACAGAAGGATTGGGATGATATTCTTAAATTCTCAGACAGCGATCAGGCGGTTCTGCAGTATATGTTTGATGAAGAAAGGATCAAAGAATGGGCTCAGGACCTTGGAGAGGATGATGAGGTCCCAAGAAAGAAATTCCTTAATTTCTGGCAGAATATGAATGTTTTTCTTCCTGCTTTAAAAGAGAGATTACAGGAAAAAAACTGGGCCACTTCAGGAATGATTCATGAAGCTGCCAAAGCTAAGGTTGCTGATTTTGCTAAAAATACAAGAGAGGAGTTCGTATTCTGTGGGTTTAATGCCTTCACTCCGGTAGAAGAAAAGCTCGTTAGAAGTCTTTTACAGTGGAATAAAGCCCAATGCTTCTTTCAGGCAGACCGGTATTATTTCAATGACGAAAGACAGGAAGCCGGTAAGTTCCTCAGAAACCATAAAACATGGAAAGAATTTGATGACAACAGGGCTTTCCAGTGGATTGAAGACGATTTTAACCAACCTAAAAAAATTAAGGTGTATGAGGTTTCGGGGAATGTAACCCAGACAAAAGTACTGCCCGAAATTTTTAAAGAGATCAATAATAAAACCTATTCCAATACAGCTGTTGTACTGCTGGATGAAAACCTTCTACCTGCAAGCCTTGATGTGATGCATGGAGTTGACAATTTGAATATTACAATGGGATTCCCATTGAAAAACCTGTCTTTTTCCAATGCCATAAAACGTCTTTTCTATCTGCAGAAACAGCTGGAAAAAAATAAATCTTCCTATTATTACAGGGATGTTTTTCCGATTCTTGAAGAGTTACCAAAATCTGTTGAAGATGAACAGATTATTAATGATTTTAAAGCCAAAGTAGAAGAGAGAAACATCGTTTATATCTCTCATAAACTTTTGCATGAACTGCTGAGCGGACTTTCTTATTTCGGGCTTCTGCAGAAAGCTCCGGGAACAAATGCTTATCTGGATATGCTTATAGCATTCTGCCAGCAGGTAAAATGGCTTGAAATAGATGATATTCAGTATGAGAATGTTTCTCACTTTGAAAATGCATTCAGAATCATTAAAAATCAGCTGACTCCTTACAATATTGAGATCAAGATGGAAACGCTGGAAATTCTGATCAACCAGCATATCAACTCTGAAAGTATCGATTTTCAGGGAGAGCCATTGAGAGGATTACAGATCATGGGATTGCTGGAAACACGTCTGCTGAATTTTGAAAATGTTATTCTGCTTTCTGTGAACGAGGGAAAACTGCCGCTTGGAAACTCTCAGAATACCTATATTCCTTTTGATATCCGAAGGTTCTTTGATCTTCATACCTTCCTGGAAAATGACAGCATTTATGCTTATCACTTTTACAGGCTGATCCAGGATGCGAAGAATGTCCATTTGTTGTACAATGCTTTAAGCTCTGGAGTGAATACAGGAGAGAAGAGCCGTTTTATTACCCAGATTGAAATGGAAAGTTCACACGAGATAGAACATCTGATTATTGAAAATTCTTCAGAGCCTATTGCAACGCAAGCCATAGAAATTTCCAAGACACAGATCGTACAGGAACGACTTGAAAAATGGAAGCAAAAAGTATCTGCATCACATCTTACCAGTTACCTCTATAATCCGATTGATTTCTATCTTTCAAAGATTTTAAATACCTCGGAAACGGATGAAATTGAAGAAGAGCTTTCAGTGAAAAATTACGGAAATTTAGTTCATTATTCACTTCAAGAAGTGTATGAGATGTTGAAGGGTAAGGTTTTAAAAGAAAGTGATTTAAAGAATTCAGTTAAAGCAATAGATGAATATATAAATATTGCTATTGAAAAGCTGAAGCATCAGCCTGAATTCTACGAAAAAGGAATGAACTATATCCACAAAGCCATCGCTAAAAAAGTAATTGAGAATGTTCTGAACCACGATCTTGAACTGATAAAGCAAGGCAACAAACTGGAAATTGTTGATATCGAAAGAAGGTTTGAAAATATAGATTTTCCTCTTGAAGGAAATGATAAAATATCTTTCTTCGGGTTCATTGACCGTATTGATAAGCTCAATGGAACGCTAAGAATTATTGATTATAAAACAGCCAAAATTAAAAATCTCAATGTAAAAATTGATGAAGATAATGTGGCTGAATATTTTCACAACAGTGACAGAAAACAGGCGCTTCAGCTTTGTATTTACCATTACGTTGTACAGCATCTTCCCGAATTTTGGGGATACCCGATCGAAACAGGTATCTGGAGCTTTGCAGATGCCAGAAAAGGAATGGTTTCCCTGCAGTTTGACAAAGGAAATATTGATGATGCCATGAGAGCCGTCAAAAGCCTTATCCTAGAAATCCTGAATCCTGATATTAACTTTGTTGAGACTATAAAAACGTATTAA